A genomic window from Candidatus Pelagisphaera phototrophica includes:
- a CDS encoding NAD(P)H-dependent glycerol-3-phosphate dehydrogenase, whose amino-acid sequence MSEESKVAICGAGAWGTAMAFHLSRQGHTVSLLPRRSEQADLMRESRENRDYLPGFKLPENVSVTSSDEDALGGARLVFLGVPSNGVRDWMDRIRGLVASGERRFFVSLAKGLEINSGKTPCEIIKEALPDQLVGCLSGPTFAGEVAEGKPAAMTLASESLEPIVQSTQEALSGKSMRIYLSEDLKGVELGGCMKNVYAIAAGCCQGLNLGDNALAALLTRTLAEMVRVGSTFGAKADTFYGLSGFGDLVATCHGSWSRNRKFGESISLGGSASRILENQKTAVEGYRTSRSFHQLLQSNGIEAPILEQVYRILYENKVPLEALSDLMNRDLKRESE is encoded by the coding sequence ATGTCGGAAGAATCTAAAGTCGCGATCTGCGGTGCGGGTGCATGGGGGACGGCCATGGCATTCCATTTATCGCGGCAGGGTCACACGGTATCGCTATTGCCGCGGCGGAGCGAGCAAGCGGATCTCATGCGGGAATCAAGAGAAAATCGCGACTATCTGCCAGGTTTTAAATTGCCGGAGAATGTGAGCGTGACATCTTCCGATGAGGATGCGCTTGGGGGTGCCCGATTGGTATTTCTAGGTGTGCCCTCAAATGGAGTTCGTGACTGGATGGATCGAATTCGCGGGTTGGTAGCGTCAGGGGAACGACGTTTTTTTGTGTCTTTGGCAAAGGGGCTGGAGATTAATTCGGGTAAGACGCCCTGTGAGATTATTAAGGAAGCCTTGCCCGATCAACTTGTTGGTTGTCTTTCGGGGCCTACTTTTGCGGGAGAAGTAGCGGAAGGAAAACCTGCCGCAATGACGCTTGCATCGGAATCGCTCGAGCCAATTGTTCAGTCGACGCAAGAGGCTCTCAGCGGAAAAAGCATGCGGATTTATCTAAGTGAGGACTTGAAAGGGGTTGAACTGGGGGGCTGTATGAAGAATGTCTACGCCATCGCGGCAGGTTGCTGTCAGGGTTTGAATCTCGGTGACAATGCGCTCGCGGCTCTTCTCACCCGTACCCTTGCGGAAATGGTGCGAGTCGGGAGCACTTTCGGAGCTAAAGCGGATACGTTTTACGGACTGAGTGGATTTGGCGACTTGGTGGCGACATGCCATGGTTCCTGGAGCCGAAACCGTAAGTTCGGGGAATCGATTAGTCTGGGAGGCTCGGCTAGCAGGATTCTCGAAAATCAGAAAACAGCAGTGGAGGGGTACCGTACATCCCGATCATTTCATCAGCTTCTGCAAAGCAATGGCATCGAGGCTCCAATTTTGGAGCAGGTGTATCGCATTCTTTATGAAAACAAGGTGCCTCTGGAAGCGCTGAGCGACTTGATGAACCGAGACCTTAAGCGAGAAAGCGAATAG